The Ziziphus jujuba cultivar Dongzao chromosome 7, ASM3175591v1 genome includes a region encoding these proteins:
- the LOC107433488 gene encoding UPF0481 protein At3g47200-like isoform X1, with protein MKEEKVSKNLPHKQIIINISEKLEDRSDWIIYKVPKKLRARHEEAYTPQLVSIGPFHHGESSLKAMEHYKAKCMNDFLGRYGITMKKLMGKFEKDECKLVKEIQRSYGDESFEPENKQEYLTDLIPMILQDACFILELFHKKYYYNKYNRGDYKLSPWVEAAIKQDLILLENQIPFIVLTQLFECIGEPLDFLIEITFEFFIDYYRFGKPCTKEGSKKKHLCKYPEKEQLVNKMKHIRHFTDLVRKFICDDTVRFPDSDKDVTHCLYSAKQLNNAGVMFSCPEDGKYLASIETWPDEGCQWWKGRGCCWISCLELKIPQLKVQDNTECIFRNVMALEQFSYPNEPRVCNYIFLLDQLIDTVEDVDLLVDKKIIENWLGTNKDVADLVNKLCDQIVTPCFFYDKICGKLNEHHEKKLNVARSTLKRVYFKDIWTGSGTVVGLVFLVFSLFSTYSTIKNLFFVGGKNMTISQLDKVSSVLPY; from the coding sequence ATGAAAGAAGAGAAGGTTTCAAAGAACCTCCCTCATAAGCAGATCATAATCAACATTTCAGAGAAATTGGAAGATAGGAGTGATTGGATCATCTACAAGGTTCCCAAAAAGCTGCGGGCGAGACATGAAGAAGCTTACACTCCCCAGCTAGTTTCAATTGGGCCTTTTCACCATGGCGAATCAAGCTTGAAGGCCATGGAACATTATAAAGCCAAGTGCATGAACGACTTCCTTGGACGGTACGGTATTACGATGAAGAAATTGATGGGCAAATTCGAGAAAGACGAGTGCAAACTTGTGAAAGAAATCCAGCGTAGCTATGGAGATGAGAGCTTTGAGCCTGAGAATAAGCAAGAGTACTTGACGGACTTGATCCCCATGATCTTACAAGATGCCTGCTTCATCCTTGAGCTCTTCCATAaaaaatactattacaacaaataTAATCGGGGGGACTACAAATTAAGTCCATGGGTTGAGGCAGCTATAAAACAGGACTTGATATTGCTGGAAAATCAGATCCCCTTTATTGTTCTCACTCAACTGTTCGAATGCATCGGTGAACCCCTCGATTTCTTAATAGAAATTACCTTtgaattcttcattgattattaCAGGTTTGGAAAACCTTGCACCAAAGAGGGTTCCAAGAAAAAACATCTCTGCAAGTACCCGGAAAAGGAACAACTGGTGAACAAAATGAAACATATCAGACATTTCACCGATTTggttagaaaatttatttgcGATGACACAGTCAGGTTTCCCGACAGTGATAAAGATGTGACCCACTGCCTCTACTCTGCAAAGCAACTGAATAATGCAGGGGTGATGTTTAGCTGTCCTGAAGATGGTAAATATTTGGCCAGCATAGAAACTTGGCCTGATGAGGGCTGTCAGTGGTGGAAAGGCCGCGGTTGCTGTTGGATTAGTTGTTTGGAATTGAAAATACCCCAGTTAAAGGTCCAAGACAACACCGAGTGCATTTTCAGAAACGTCATGGCGTTGGAGCAATTTTCCTATCCAAATGAGCCTCGTGTCTGCAATTACATTTTTCTGCTGGATCAACTCATCGACACCGTTGAAGATGTGGATTTGCTGGTCGACAAGAAAATCATTGAGAATTGGCTTGGCACCAACAAGGACGTGGCTGACTTGGTTAACAAACTCTGCGACCAAATTGTGACACCGTGTTTCTTTTATGATAAAATCTGTGGAAAACTTAACGAGCATCACGAAAAAAAATTGAACGTTGCCAGGTCAACCCTCAAGAGGGTTTACTTCAAGGATATTTGGACTGGCAGTGGAACTGTTGTTGGGCTTGTTTTCCTTGTATTCTCCCTCTTCTCTACCTATTCTACCATCAAGAATCTCTTCTTTGTAGGAGGGAAAAATATGACCATTAGCCAGCTAGATAAAGTATCAAGTGTGCTTCCTTACTAG